From Alienimonas californiensis, a single genomic window includes:
- a CDS encoding Gfo/Idh/MocA family protein, translating to MSSLNVAVAGVGALGRHHARILAGLDGVNLVAVADRDRKAAGRIAEEHGCRAVADVREILDEVDAVSVATPTFTHADVAGACLAAGKHLLVEKPLSSDVREAEQIALKARTAGVVLAVGHVERFNPAFEEVLARCSRPRYARFERLSPFAFRSVDVGAVHDLMIHDLELARCLFSGEEVVAVQALGTSILTDREDAVTARLTFEGGGVADLTANRVNPTAARTVQAFGERGVVAADLTTRRVLHYSATPALTHGPPVLSALDDPSADRAALRDSVFGRWIKTEEIPVSGRDALTAELADWTSCCRTGGTPRVDGPTAVAALELAEWVLEEIAASAKRAAAPVRKAA from the coding sequence ATGTCCTCGCTCAATGTCGCTGTCGCCGGGGTGGGAGCCCTGGGCCGCCACCACGCCCGCATTCTCGCCGGGCTGGACGGGGTGAACCTCGTCGCGGTCGCAGACCGGGACCGCAAGGCCGCCGGCAGGATCGCCGAGGAGCACGGCTGTCGGGCCGTGGCGGACGTCCGTGAGATTCTGGACGAGGTCGACGCCGTCAGCGTCGCCACGCCCACCTTCACCCACGCGGACGTCGCCGGCGCCTGTCTGGCGGCCGGCAAGCATTTGCTGGTCGAGAAACCGCTCTCCAGCGACGTGCGGGAAGCGGAGCAGATCGCCCTCAAGGCCCGGACTGCCGGCGTCGTGCTGGCCGTCGGGCACGTGGAGCGGTTCAACCCGGCCTTCGAAGAAGTCCTCGCCCGCTGCTCACGGCCACGGTACGCCCGGTTTGAGCGGCTCAGCCCGTTCGCCTTCCGCAGCGTGGACGTCGGCGCCGTGCACGACCTGATGATTCACGACCTGGAACTGGCCCGCTGCCTGTTCAGCGGAGAGGAGGTCGTCGCGGTGCAGGCTCTCGGCACGTCCATCCTGACGGACCGCGAGGACGCCGTGACCGCCCGGCTGACCTTCGAGGGCGGCGGCGTCGCCGACCTGACGGCCAACCGCGTCAATCCGACCGCCGCTCGCACTGTGCAGGCGTTCGGCGAGCGCGGCGTGGTCGCCGCGGACCTCACCACCCGCCGCGTGCTGCACTACTCCGCCACCCCGGCGCTGACGCACGGCCCGCCGGTGCTCTCGGCGCTCGACGATCCCTCCGCCGACCGCGCCGCCCTGCGAGACAGTGTGTTCGGCCGGTGGATCAAGACGGAGGAGATCCCCGTCAGCGGCCGCGACGCCCTCACGGCGGAACTGGCCGACTGGACGAGTTGCTGCCGGACCGGCGGCACGCCCCGGGTCGACGGGCCCACCGCGGTCGCCGCCCTGGAACTGGCCGAGTGGGTACTGGAAGAGATCGCCGCCAGCGCCAAGCGAGCCGCCGCCCCGGTGCGGAAAGCGGCCTGA
- a CDS encoding UDP-3-O-acyl-N-acetylglucosamine deacetylase — translation MTRSQTTLAADAELSGVAFFTGGDVRVRFRPAPADSGVVFVRTDLPGQPSVPATIEHALELHRRTGVRRGAAEVQLTEHVLAALAGLRIDNCRVEIDGPELPGLDGSALGFVQVLQAAGVRELAAPRAVLRVLQPITVTAGEAALTASPPGGDGKTQLEYRLDCGPDHPVPSQLFRAEIAPAFFAREIAPARTFIAAAEIPALRAAGYGERVDAADLLVFEPDGTVRGNAPRFENEPARHKLLDMIGDLALLGCELHAAVASRKGGHALNRDLCRTLRTAAARGDTSIMEGIGVSTDPPAA, via the coding sequence ATGACGCGTTCGCAAACCACCCTCGCCGCGGACGCGGAACTGTCCGGCGTCGCGTTCTTCACCGGCGGCGACGTCCGGGTGCGGTTCCGCCCGGCGCCGGCGGACTCCGGCGTCGTCTTCGTTCGCACCGACCTGCCGGGCCAGCCGTCCGTGCCGGCGACGATCGAGCACGCCCTCGAACTACACCGCCGGACCGGCGTGCGGCGGGGGGCGGCGGAGGTGCAACTGACCGAGCACGTCCTCGCCGCGCTCGCCGGGCTGCGGATCGACAATTGCCGCGTCGAGATCGACGGCCCGGAGTTGCCGGGGCTGGACGGCTCCGCCCTCGGCTTCGTGCAGGTTCTCCAGGCGGCCGGGGTGCGGGAGCTGGCGGCGCCGCGGGCCGTGCTGAGGGTTCTCCAGCCGATCACCGTCACCGCCGGGGAAGCCGCGCTGACGGCATCCCCGCCGGGGGGCGACGGAAAGACGCAGCTCGAATACCGCCTCGACTGCGGCCCGGATCACCCCGTGCCCTCGCAGCTCTTCCGGGCGGAGATCGCCCCAGCGTTCTTCGCTCGGGAAATCGCTCCGGCCCGCACATTTATCGCGGCGGCGGAGATCCCTGCCCTGCGGGCCGCAGGCTATGGAGAGCGGGTCGATGCGGCGGATCTGCTGGTGTTTGAACCAGACGGTACAGTCCGCGGAAACGCTCCACGTTTCGAAAACGAACCGGCCCGACACAAACTTCTGGACATGATCGGCGACCTGGCGCTATTAGGCTGTGAGCTGCACGCCGCAGTCGCCTCCCGGAAGGGAGGACATGCGTTGAACAGGGACCTTTGCCGGACTCTGCGGACTGCGGCGGCTCGGGGGGATACGTCGATCATGGAAGGGATCGGGGTTTCCACAGACCCCCCCGCAGCGTAA
- the lpxA gene encoding acyl-ACP--UDP-N-acetylglucosamine O-acyltransferase — MPKPALFGANEMRASRPAARAASISIHPLSDVHPQAVLGAGTKIGPFCTVGPDVVLGSNNTLDSHVVLSGPCAIGSGNRFWPGCVIGGEPQDKGWHEAPTGTVIGDDNQFREGVTVHRGAEKEDGVTRIGSRCLLMSNAHVAHNCRVGDDCMLVNGVLLGGHVHMHDGAIVSGNSVVHHFATVGTLAFVSGGGKLVRDLPPYMLSAGTDNPTVKTVNLVGMQRAGIPDVEIRGVKLAHRLLYRSRKPIAEIRKELEAKFGGECPPAVERVLSFVENQSGGRNGRGRDGKKVPYEPVSIHPIRRAA; from the coding sequence ATGCCCAAACCGGCCCTCTTCGGCGCGAACGAGATGCGAGCCTCCCGGCCCGCCGCCCGCGCCGCCTCAATCAGCATTCACCCTCTCTCGGACGTTCACCCGCAGGCGGTATTGGGGGCCGGTACGAAAATCGGCCCCTTCTGCACCGTCGGCCCGGACGTGGTGCTCGGTTCGAACAACACGCTCGACAGCCATGTCGTGCTCAGCGGGCCGTGCGCCATCGGCTCCGGCAACCGCTTCTGGCCCGGCTGCGTGATCGGCGGCGAGCCGCAGGACAAAGGCTGGCACGAAGCGCCCACTGGTACCGTCATCGGCGACGACAACCAGTTCCGCGAAGGCGTCACCGTCCATCGCGGGGCGGAGAAGGAAGACGGCGTCACCCGCATCGGCAGCCGCTGCCTGCTGATGAGCAACGCCCACGTCGCCCACAACTGTCGGGTCGGCGACGACTGCATGCTGGTCAACGGCGTGCTGCTGGGCGGTCACGTCCACATGCACGACGGCGCGATCGTCTCGGGCAACAGCGTGGTGCATCACTTCGCCACGGTCGGCACGCTCGCCTTCGTCTCCGGCGGCGGCAAACTCGTCCGTGACCTGCCGCCCTACATGCTCTCGGCCGGGACGGACAACCCCACCGTCAAGACGGTCAACCTGGTCGGGATGCAGCGGGCCGGCATCCCCGACGTCGAGATCCGCGGCGTAAAGCTGGCCCACCGCCTGCTGTACCGTAGCCGCAAGCCGATCGCCGAGATCCGGAAGGAACTCGAAGCGAAGTTCGGCGGCGAATGCCCCCCGGCCGTGGAGCGGGTGCTCAGCTTCGTCGAGAACCAGAGCGGCGGCCGCAACGGGCGCGGACGCGACGGCAAGAAGGTTCCCTACGAGCCGGTTTCCATCCACCCGATTCGGCGGGCCGCCTGA
- a CDS encoding signal peptidase II, translating to MRHVPASRPILFGVLTLLCCGVDLYSKERVFDTLGYEGVRSDWHEEWFDGAVRFELLTSFNGGALWGIGQGYSWLFASLSVAAAVGVLWWLFIAGAARSLWLTIALALVTGGALGNLYDRLGLHGCTDADGEVRLAVRDFLLFEFGGWGWPVFNFADVFLVTGAIMLALQSLAPPREDEHEAHADDPAAQPAAAAPTGG from the coding sequence ATGCGACACGTCCCGGCGTCCCGCCCAATTCTCTTCGGTGTGCTCACCCTGCTCTGCTGCGGAGTGGATCTGTACTCCAAGGAGCGAGTCTTCGACACGCTCGGCTACGAGGGCGTTCGCAGCGACTGGCATGAGGAGTGGTTCGACGGCGCCGTCCGCTTCGAATTGCTGACGAGCTTTAACGGCGGCGCCCTGTGGGGCATCGGGCAGGGCTACAGCTGGTTGTTCGCCTCGCTGAGCGTCGCGGCCGCCGTGGGCGTGCTCTGGTGGCTGTTCATCGCCGGCGCCGCCCGCAGCCTGTGGCTGACGATCGCCCTGGCGCTGGTCACCGGGGGGGCCTTGGGCAACCTGTACGACCGCCTCGGCCTGCACGGCTGCACCGACGCGGACGGCGAGGTCCGGCTGGCGGTGCGGGACTTCCTGCTGTTCGAGTTCGGCGGCTGGGGTTGGCCGGTGTTCAACTTCGCCGACGTGTTCCTCGTCACCGGGGCGATCATGCTGGCCCTCCAGTCGCTCGCCCCGCCGCGCGAGGACGAACACGAGGCCCATGCCGACGACCCGGCCGCTCAGCCCGCGGCGGCGGCCCCGACGGGCGGCTGA
- the bcp gene encoding thioredoxin-dependent thiol peroxidase, translating into MPDETAPAPVAPPAVGDAAPDATLVATPGNEPLTLSEVWADGPVVLYFYPKDATPGCTTEACDFRDRDAALAEARATVLGVSPDPPASHEKFIAKQELPFRLLSDEDKAVATAYGVWVEKSMYGRKYMGVQRATFLIAEGGTIAAAWPKVKVKGHADAVLAALADLPSA; encoded by the coding sequence ATGCCTGACGAAACCGCCCCCGCTCCCGTCGCTCCCCCGGCCGTCGGCGACGCCGCCCCGGACGCGACCCTCGTGGCCACCCCCGGCAATGAGCCGCTGACGCTCTCCGAGGTGTGGGCGGACGGTCCGGTGGTCCTCTACTTCTACCCGAAGGACGCCACGCCCGGCTGCACGACCGAGGCCTGCGACTTCCGCGACCGCGACGCCGCTCTCGCCGAGGCCCGGGCGACCGTGCTGGGGGTGAGCCCGGACCCGCCGGCGTCTCACGAGAAGTTCATCGCCAAGCAGGAGTTGCCGTTCCGGCTGCTCAGCGACGAGGACAAAGCCGTCGCGACGGCGTACGGCGTGTGGGTCGAGAAATCGATGTACGGCCGCAAATACATGGGCGTGCAGCGGGCGACGTTCCTCATCGCCGAGGGCGGCACGATCGCCGCCGCTTGGCCCAAGGTAAAGGTGAAGGGCCACGCCGACGCCGTGCTGGCGGCCCTCGCCGACCTGCCGAGTGCCTAG